Proteins co-encoded in one Macrobrachium rosenbergii isolate ZJJX-2024 chromosome 54, ASM4041242v1, whole genome shotgun sequence genomic window:
- the LOC136834817 gene encoding tripartite motif-containing 13-like isoform X2: MDINEEEPNCNICFEPYDDDGHSPRTLRCGHTLCTPCIEMLVKKSLPDRVCPECRKSLKISNATHLPVSYTILRLSRALAKSKIGTEVQIQVLDNNTCMVHGAPTISWCPLSDKWHCFKCVHKDDCSNLLSIPEAFLHIKQNHSQAVESKLSQANDLSEALKKEKESLRKEVLAAEKRIAEIEERLGKVSEWTEELECDEAALVEAASMVRVTKSVVRLKRDIANFDAWVERSRPSVKNKRGMPTLSQPVSIEELRKQLHISQVMYAVHDDENYGRRWAKLWLDDDKLLMGTLHDVHPSGGSLIVPFEMIYGAVNKKRPRAFFDIECSDVYEGRIFFELYGMTPRVRQFLQLCTGEHGPSYKHSKLMEFEEDSHRFIRGGVVGDGIESEEPVVEGITNGGVYREKLEPGLLTGWKSDCNHWALFDIVLECKPGYEDDYSFGEVCSGLNLLKGVCEFSQNKKVIEVRVCGIVIDAA; this comes from the exons ATGGACATCAATGAAGAGGAGCCCAACTGCAACATTTGCTTTGAGCCTTACGATGACGACGGGCACAGCCCTCGCACACTGAGGTGCGGCCACACGCTGTGTACCCCCTGCATAGAGATGCTTGTCAAGAAGAGTCTGCCAGACCGAGTTTGCCCCGAGTGCCGCAAGTCCCTCAAGATTTCAAATGCGACCCATCTCCCCGTCTCGTACACTATACTTCGCTTGTCACGAGCTCTCGCGAAATCAAAAATAGGCACGGAAGTTCAAATTCAGGTCTTGGATAACAATACATGCATGGTGCATGGAGCTCCCACTATATCCTGGTGTCCTCTATCCGATAAGTGGCACTGTTTCAAGTGCGTCCATAAAGATGATTGCAGTAATTTATTGTCCATACCAGAAGCTTTCCTTCACATTAAGCAGAACCATTCCCAAGCAGTAGAGTCTAAGTTGTCACAAGCAAATGACCTGTCTGAggctttaaagaaagaaaaggaatcacTAAGAAAAGAGGTTTTAGCTGCTGAGAAGAGAATAGCAGAAATAGAGGAGAGACTCGGAAAGGTCAGTGAGTGGACAGAAGAGTTAGAGTGCGATGAAGCAGCTCTAGTTGAAGCTGCCTCGATGGTGCGTGTCACAAAGTCAGTTGTGCGCTTGAAAAGAGACATTGCAAATTTTGATGCTTGGGTAGAACGTTCCAGGCCATCTGTCAAGAACAAACGCGGAATGCCAACGCTTTCGCAGCCTGTCAGCATTGAG GAACTTAGGAAGCAGTTACACATATCTCAGGTCATGTATGCTGTTCATGACGACGAAAATTACGGTAGAAGGTGGGCCAAGTTGTGGTTAGATGACGACAAACTGCTGATGGGTACGCTTCATGATGTACACCCTTCAGGTGGATCACTGATAGTTCCa tttgaGATGATATATGGAGCAGTCAACAAGAAAAGGCCTCGGGCATTTTTTGACATTGAATGTAGTGATGTCTACGAAGGACGCATCTTTTTTGAGCTGTACGGGATGACCCCCAGAGTTCGGCAGTTCTTGCAGCTGTGCACAGGGGAACATGGTCCAAGTTACAAGCACTCCAAGTTGATGGAATTTGAGGAAGACTCTCACAGGTTCATAAGAGGTGGTGTGGTGGGTGATGGCATAGAGTCAGAAGAACCAGTTGTAGAGGGCATAACGAACGGTGGAGTTTATCGGGAGAAGCTGGAGCCAGGTCTTTTGACTGGTTGGAAGAGTGATTGTAATCACTGGGCTCTATTTGACATTGTTCTTGAATGCAAACCTGGTTATGAAGATGATTACAGTTTTGGGGAAGTGTGTTCTGGCTTGAATCTACTTAAAGGAGTGTGTGAGTTTAGTCAGAACAAAAAGGTAATAGAAGTAAGGGTTTGTGGAATAGTGATAGATGCAGCGTAA
- the LOC136834817 gene encoding tripartite motif-containing 13-like isoform X1 produces the protein MRIMDINEEEPNCNICFEPYDDDGHSPRTLRCGHTLCTPCIEMLVKKSLPDRVCPECRKSLKISNATHLPVSYTILRLSRALAKSKIGTEVQIQVLDNNTCMVHGAPTISWCPLSDKWHCFKCVHKDDCSNLLSIPEAFLHIKQNHSQAVESKLSQANDLSEALKKEKESLRKEVLAAEKRIAEIEERLGKVSEWTEELECDEAALVEAASMVRVTKSVVRLKRDIANFDAWVERSRPSVKNKRGMPTLSQPVSIEELRKQLHISQVMYAVHDDENYGRRWAKLWLDDDKLLMGTLHDVHPSGGSLIVPFEMIYGAVNKKRPRAFFDIECSDVYEGRIFFELYGMTPRVRQFLQLCTGEHGPSYKHSKLMEFEEDSHRFIRGGVVGDGIESEEPVVEGITNGGVYREKLEPGLLTGWKSDCNHWALFDIVLECKPGYEDDYSFGEVCSGLNLLKGVCEFSQNKKVIEVRVCGIVIDAA, from the exons ATGAG AATCATGGACATCAATGAAGAGGAGCCCAACTGCAACATTTGCTTTGAGCCTTACGATGACGACGGGCACAGCCCTCGCACACTGAGGTGCGGCCACACGCTGTGTACCCCCTGCATAGAGATGCTTGTCAAGAAGAGTCTGCCAGACCGAGTTTGCCCCGAGTGCCGCAAGTCCCTCAAGATTTCAAATGCGACCCATCTCCCCGTCTCGTACACTATACTTCGCTTGTCACGAGCTCTCGCGAAATCAAAAATAGGCACGGAAGTTCAAATTCAGGTCTTGGATAACAATACATGCATGGTGCATGGAGCTCCCACTATATCCTGGTGTCCTCTATCCGATAAGTGGCACTGTTTCAAGTGCGTCCATAAAGATGATTGCAGTAATTTATTGTCCATACCAGAAGCTTTCCTTCACATTAAGCAGAACCATTCCCAAGCAGTAGAGTCTAAGTTGTCACAAGCAAATGACCTGTCTGAggctttaaagaaagaaaaggaatcacTAAGAAAAGAGGTTTTAGCTGCTGAGAAGAGAATAGCAGAAATAGAGGAGAGACTCGGAAAGGTCAGTGAGTGGACAGAAGAGTTAGAGTGCGATGAAGCAGCTCTAGTTGAAGCTGCCTCGATGGTGCGTGTCACAAAGTCAGTTGTGCGCTTGAAAAGAGACATTGCAAATTTTGATGCTTGGGTAGAACGTTCCAGGCCATCTGTCAAGAACAAACGCGGAATGCCAACGCTTTCGCAGCCTGTCAGCATTGAG GAACTTAGGAAGCAGTTACACATATCTCAGGTCATGTATGCTGTTCATGACGACGAAAATTACGGTAGAAGGTGGGCCAAGTTGTGGTTAGATGACGACAAACTGCTGATGGGTACGCTTCATGATGTACACCCTTCAGGTGGATCACTGATAGTTCCa tttgaGATGATATATGGAGCAGTCAACAAGAAAAGGCCTCGGGCATTTTTTGACATTGAATGTAGTGATGTCTACGAAGGACGCATCTTTTTTGAGCTGTACGGGATGACCCCCAGAGTTCGGCAGTTCTTGCAGCTGTGCACAGGGGAACATGGTCCAAGTTACAAGCACTCCAAGTTGATGGAATTTGAGGAAGACTCTCACAGGTTCATAAGAGGTGGTGTGGTGGGTGATGGCATAGAGTCAGAAGAACCAGTTGTAGAGGGCATAACGAACGGTGGAGTTTATCGGGAGAAGCTGGAGCCAGGTCTTTTGACTGGTTGGAAGAGTGATTGTAATCACTGGGCTCTATTTGACATTGTTCTTGAATGCAAACCTGGTTATGAAGATGATTACAGTTTTGGGGAAGTGTGTTCTGGCTTGAATCTACTTAAAGGAGTGTGTGAGTTTAGTCAGAACAAAAAGGTAATAGAAGTAAGGGTTTGTGGAATAGTGATAGATGCAGCGTAA